TCCCATGTTTGGGAAGAAAGGCGAGACCACAACCGGCATCGTAAATTTTCTGCAACCCATCGTTGCCGATTTTCTCTTGAATCATCGTTTCGCCCCAACCGATGGTGCGCACAGTCTTAGTAGCGATGACTTCCGATTTTGGCAAAGCTTCCAACCGGGTGATAATTGTCTGGTCGGTCATGATCATTGCTTCGGAGGGGACACCCGGTAAAGCGAAAAAGAATTTGCCGTTCCGTTCGACTTCGATTCCGGTTGCCGTACCAATGGGATTGTAGATGCGAGCAGCGCCATCGGGGAACCACGCTTGATTGCGGGCAAATTCCGGCATTGGACGATTTAACCGGGAGTACTTTTCTTCGACATCTTTGAGCATATCGTCGAATTCGCGGATAGTAAATCCGAAATACTCGGCAACGACTTTTTGGGTAAAATCGTCGGGAGTTGGACCTAATCCACCGGTCGTGATAACGATATCGCAACGCTGTAACGCGGTATCGAACGCCTTCCACATCTCTTCGGCATTATCGCCAATCGTGGTGAGATATTTTACTTCAATGCCAATGGCAATTAAACGCAGAGCAATTTCCGAAGCGTTGCTATTGACTGTCTGCCCATACAACAATTCATCGCCAATCCCAATTACTTCTGCGTACATACTCTCACCAAGCTAAGAATTTCGAGTGGGAAATCACTCCCAAGAGTTGAAATGGCAGCAGCGCTAACAACACTGCAAATCCGGCTATGATATCATCGAGCATGATTCCAATCCCGCCGGGTTGTCGTTCGGCTTGGCGGATAGGCGGCGGTTTCAAAATATCGAATATCCGGAACAACAAAAATCCGACTGCAAAGTAAATCGGATTGGTGGGAACAGTTAGCAAGGCGATCCACTGTCCTGCTACTTCATCGATTACGACTTGCGAAGGATCGTGTCCCCAACACCGTTCCATCCGGTGAGAAGCCCAGGTACCAAGGATTGTAACCAAGAGAATGATTTCGAGTTGGGTAATCCACGACAGTTGGGACAACGAAATCCAAGCTGCGGTGGCAACCAGTGATGCAAAAGTACCGGAGGAAACCGGGATGAAACCGACGCCGCAACTGGCGATAGCCGCTGCGATGTAATCGAGCGGCCCGGATAATGGTGCGATTTGGTTAGGTCGTTTTATGATTCTCATTTCAAGTTTTCAGTGGACAGACAAGAGTGTCTGTCCTACAACTCGCTTCAGTGGACAGACAGGAGTGTCTGTCCTACCGAACGCAACAACAATTATTTTACGACGACGAGTTTCCCCTCTTTGACTGTCCAAAGGACATAGGGGGCATTTTTGGGATCACCATTGGCATCGAATTCGATGCGACCGGAAGCGGCATCCCATGCGTTTGTGCGGATGAGGTTTGCCAATTCGTCGCCATTCGCTTTGGGGTTTTTCGCCATTGCGCCAAGTAAAATGTTGGCAGCATCATACGCGAACAACGAATAGGGACCCATCTCGCCATACTTCGCTTTGAAATTCTTGATGAAACTCTGTGCGGAGGGGATTTCATCGGCAGGCGGCGCATACGTCAGCCACGCACCTTCAGCCGCCGAACCGGCAATACGGACGAACTCCTGATCGTAAGTGCCATCGCCGGAAACTAATATTGTATTCATCCCTAAGTCACGCATTTGTTTCGCCAACAATCCCCCTTCGGGATAGAGACCGCCAAACATCAAATAGTCCGGGGACAAGCTCTTTACTTTGGTCAAGATGGCGGAAAAGTCTTTGTCGCCGCGTTGAATGGCTTCAAATATGACAATTTCGCTGGCGGAAGTAAGATTCTTTTTAAATTCTTCAGAAAGCCCTTGTCCATAGGTTGTTTTGTCGTGAAGGATAGCAACTTTCGATTTACCAACGGCGGTGACGGCATTCGCCATGACTTTCCCTTGTTGATCGTCACGACCACAGGTGCGGAAGACGTGCTTTAAGCCGCGGGAAGTCACCTGTGGGTTGGTCGATGCCGGGGTAATCATAATGACGCCGGCTTCGTCCAATAAATCGGAAGCGGGAATCGTGCAACTGGAATTGTAATGCCCCACTACTCCCCGCACTCCCTTAGAAACGGCGCGTTGGGCGACGCTAACCGCTTCTTTTGGATCGGCGCGGTCATCGAATCCTTCCAAGGAGATTTTCTTGCCGTTGATGCCGCCTTTAGCGTTCCATTCATCGACTGCGAGCATGACCCCTTTTGAGATATCTTCGCCCATCTTTGCCGATTCGCCGGTCATTGGTGCCGCGTATCCGATTACATAACCGCCACCCGATTGACAACCAATCGTTACGATGAGTAGAAACGACAAGATTGTGAGTATAACGAACCGTTGCATTGGGTCTCCTCCGAAGTTTTGTTGGTTTGGGAATATCGTAAAGTAATCTGTCGACTGTCCGGTAACAAACCCACTTTCTCTGTTAAAACTCCCGTATCATCTCTCTATAACACGCGGGGATAGGATGAGAAAGCGAATCGGTTGGGCAGCGGCATTTCTGGCAACCGTTCTGGTAATTGTGGTTGTGACGACAAAATCGATTGAAGCAAGGGCAGTGAAAATGGGACAGCAAATACCACGAATGGATCAAGCCGGCGAGTGGCTAAACTCAGCGCCACTTACAGCGAAGGATTTAGAAGGGAAAGTCGTTCTCCTCGATATCTGGGAATTCACTTGTGTGAATTGTCTGCGGACTTTGCCGTATTTGAAAGAATGGCAACGGAAATACGCCGATGAGGGTTTGATTATCGTCGGAGTGCATTGTCCCGAGTTCAGTTTTGGGAAGGATTCGACGAATGTCGGACGATTTGTTCGGGCTCAAGGGATAACTTGGCCGATCGTGCTCGATAACGATTTCACCATTTGGAAAGCGCTGTTAAACCGCTATTGGCCGCGCAAATTCGTGTACGACCATACTGGAAAACTGGTGTATGACCATGTTGGCGAAGGGGGGTATGTCGAAACGGAACAGAAGCTCATGGAACTTCTGGCGAAGCGAAATGGGAAGACGTACGAAACGGGAACGTTAGGGTATGTCCGCGACGAGGATAAACCGGATGCGTATTGCTATCCCCGTTCTCCCGAAACTTATGCCGGATTTGAACGCGGCACGCTCGGCAACAAAACGGTGAAGCAAGGAAAGCTTTTTACGTATTCCGAAGAAGGCGGTCGACCGGTCGCCGACATTCCTTATCTCAAGGGGCAGTGGATTCAAACGGAAGAGTATTTGCAATATGCGGGCGATGGTAATAGCGATGAGCGATTGACGTATCGATTCACCGGAAATGAGATGAATGCGGTGTTACGCGGACCGGAGGGGAGTGAACAGACGCCGCTACTGGTACAAGTCACAATGAACGACAAAGCCGTCCCCGAAGCGTGGCGCGGTCCCGATCTGACAGTCAATGCGGATGGCAATACCTACATCGAATTATTAGAGCCGCGGATGTACCAAGTCATTTACTCGAAACGGCAACATGGCGAACAGATCATCAAATTCTATCCGAAGGCGAAGGGCTTTGAGCTGTATGCATTTACGTTCGGGAGTTGTGTGGTTCCGTGAGCGATGTTGGTTGAAATAAGGTAATGTTATTTGACGATAGTTAATGTTCGAATAACTCTTGTCTCTGGTGTTTGCAATTGAAGATAGTATTGCCCCGAAGTTAATGTACTCGCATTCCAGTAAATGTTTGTAGTATTCGTAGGTATTGTAGCATCGTAGAGTTTGGTTACCTGCCTTCCCAAGTTATCATATACCAGCAACTGAAACGGTTGGTATTTCGTTAACTTGAGTACGATATTTGTCGAATTATTGAAGGGATTGGGATAGACCGTGAGATTGATATTATTTGGGATCAGTATCGATGGTGAAGTTTCATCGATACTGGTTATTGGAGCATTCGTTCGGTATAAACCATTATAGGTTAACCCATGATACAAATAATCGTTGGAATCGATGAATAAAGTCGAATTATCGTATCCGCTTGAATTTTCATACGAAGGCGCGTTGGTAAGTAGTTGCTCCCAAGTAGTTCCATTGTCGGAAGAGCTTATCGTTTTGCCAAGAAAAGCTGTTGTTGTTACATAAACATTGTCATGCGAATCAAACTGAATATAACTGGCATTTACTAGCGATGCCGGTCCTACTCGATTCCATGTTACTCCATCATCGGTCGAGGATTGCACACCATCGGTTGGATGACCACCGCTTGTTGTGGCAAACAACCGTCCGTCACTGCGTTGTGCAATGTCGTTGATTTCGATACGATTCATCACGGGGGTCCAACTAGCGCCATTGTCGGTAGAACGATAGATGTAATTCAGGTCACCGACTAAAAGAGTACCATTTTGGGTAAGGAACACTTTGCGAGGCAATAAAAATGTCGCGTTCGTGTAAGACCAGTTGCGACCGCCATCGAGGGATCGGAGCAATCTTCCATCGAGGTAGTCGGTCGCGAGTAATTGATTGCTGTCAATGCAGACAATCGATCGGATGGTACTTCCTGGACAGTTTGCATCTGTCCATTGTATACCATCGTCCGAATAGGAAATCCCATACCAGCTTGCAGCAAATAATCTTTCGCCACATTGCTGAAAACTAATTACCGAGTAGGGAGAGTTAACCAACTCTTCCCAAGAATCATTTTGGTGTGTAAAAACCTGTCCGGGAGAAGTTCCAAACAATTGCAGACCATGAAATTCTACAATAGCATTTACAGTAGAATTATTCAAACCATTGATTCGGTTGTCCCAATTATTTCCACCATCACTTGAAACAAACGGTC
The genomic region above belongs to bacterium and contains:
- a CDS encoding competence/damage-inducible protein A produces the protein MYAEVIGIGDELLYGQTVNSNASEIALRLIAIGIEVKYLTTIGDNAEEMWKAFDTALQRCDIVITTGGLGPTPDDFTQKVVAEYFGFTIREFDDMLKDVEEKYSRLNRPMPEFARNQAWFPDGAARIYNPIGTATGIEVERNGKFFFALPGVPSEAMIMTDQTIITRLEALPKSEVIATKTVRTIGWGETMIQEKIGNDGLQKIYDAGCGLAFLPKHGMVDLRLTARASTKSDAEAKIDAVLPILMTATATIRYAMGNDSLVDVIKRELEARNAWLATAESCTGGAIAALLTETPGISAVYRGGVVSYHNDVKQHVLNVPENILVQYGAVSEECAKAMAEGAARKLNADYAIAVTGISGPGGGTPEKPVGTVCLGLCAREIVEGKPLYRTITRKERFPGPRHVHRIRTINMALKMVWEEITKL
- a CDS encoding phosphatidylglycerophosphatase A codes for the protein MRIIKRPNQIAPLSGPLDYIAAAIASCGVGFIPVSSGTFASLVATAAWISLSQLSWITQLEIILLVTILGTWASHRMERCWGHDPSQVVIDEVAGQWIALLTVPTNPIYFAVGFLLFRIFDILKPPPIRQAERQPGGIGIMLDDIIAGFAVLLALLPFQLLGVISHSKFLAW
- a CDS encoding branched-chain amino acid ABC transporter substrate-binding protein, with protein sequence MQRFVILTILSFLLIVTIGCQSGGGYVIGYAAPMTGESAKMGEDISKGVMLAVDEWNAKGGINGKKISLEGFDDRADPKEAVSVAQRAVSKGVRGVVGHYNSSCTIPASDLLDEAGVIMITPASTNPQVTSRGLKHVFRTCGRDDQQGKVMANAVTAVGKSKVAILHDKTTYGQGLSEEFKKNLTSASEIVIFEAIQRGDKDFSAILTKVKSLSPDYLMFGGLYPEGGLLAKQMRDLGMNTILVSGDGTYDQEFVRIAGSAAEGAWLTYAPPADEIPSAQSFIKNFKAKYGEMGPYSLFAYDAANILLGAMAKNPKANGDELANLIRTNAWDAASGRIEFDANGDPKNAPYVLWTVKEGKLVVVK
- a CDS encoding redoxin domain-containing protein, whose translation is MRKRIGWAAAFLATVLVIVVVTTKSIEARAVKMGQQIPRMDQAGEWLNSAPLTAKDLEGKVVLLDIWEFTCVNCLRTLPYLKEWQRKYADEGLIIVGVHCPEFSFGKDSTNVGRFVRAQGITWPIVLDNDFTIWKALLNRYWPRKFVYDHTGKLVYDHVGEGGYVETEQKLMELLAKRNGKTYETGTLGYVRDEDKPDAYCYPRSPETYAGFERGTLGNKTVKQGKLFTYSEEGGRPVADIPYLKGQWIQTEEYLQYAGDGNSDERLTYRFTGNEMNAVLRGPEGSEQTPLLVQVTMNDKAVPEAWRGPDLTVNADGNTYIELLEPRMYQVIYSKRQHGEQIIKFYPKAKGFELYAFTFGSCVVP
- a CDS encoding T9SS type A sorting domain-containing protein, coding for MITNYTSEYLQKTLYCILMLVTAVSAHSQPRLVSMDGPPFGGNPQVFYSPEGQPNSIYLGVQSSGIYHTSDFGLNWRKVANICNTYQYIRPIGDSLLMFTSESNIIYIVDMITGDVNKLRAYNRPVGYGIMSGDTVVSILRSGLAKSTDFGVTWWLDANGLPTLQDSINNIIRSIAWNGTDTYYCDIEPVGIFRKRITDAVWTLVHQTPGIFYRIEARDSLVFIARESRVEWSSNYGQTWSVLDSTINNFFGGTYASPGDYILADGAIREFHPQSNSWSSINSYGYAYQTIRLQNNSLISGGTLGGPFVSSDGGNNWDNRINGLNNSTVNAIVEFHGLQLFGTSPGQVFTHQNDSWEELVNSPYSVISFQQCGERLFAASWYGISYSDDGIQWTDANCPGSTIRSIVCIDSNQLLATDYLDGRLLRSLDGGRNWSYTNATFLLPRKVFLTQNGTLLVGDLNYIYRSTDNGASWTPVMNRIEINDIAQRSDGRLFATTSGGHPTDGVQSSTDDGVTWNRVGPASLVNASYIQFDSHDNVYVTTTAFLGKTISSSDNGTTWEQLLTNAPSYENSSGYDNSTLFIDSNDYLYHGLTYNGLYRTNAPITSIDETSPSILIPNNINLTVYPNPFNNSTNIVLKLTKYQPFQLLVYDNLGRQVTKLYDATIPTNTTNIYWNASTLTSGQYYLQLQTPETRVIRTLTIVK